In the genome of Shewanella denitrificans OS217, the window CATCATAGAAAAGATGATGCGCCAGCTGTTTAGGGCCATGAAGCGCATTAAAGAGCTCAATCAGATGTTATTGGCGTATTTTGCTCGGGAAATCAGCCCGCAGATCGAGCATCAGCAAATAAAAATCAATTCTCAATTTGAAATTTTAGATAAGCACATCCACGCGGTTCATGAAGACGTGTTTATCGACCGCACTCAGATTATGGCCTTATTTGAACTGGTGGCTGTCCACCATCAAGACATAGTGGGCATCACTCCAGAAACCTTACGTTTACTACGTCAAGTGAGACGCCGCTTGATGGGCGACTTACAGGACTTTCATGCCTGCAGAGAGAAGTTTTTACGAATTTTCAAGCACCCTCAAGGGATGGGGCTCGCCATCAGTTTAATGCACCAGCATGGCATATTAGCCTCATACCTCCCCCAATGGCGGGAAGTCGTGGGCCAGATGCAGTTTGATTTATTTCATGCCTACACTGTGGATGAGCACACCCACAAGTTGTTGAAAAAAATCCATCAATTTCGCCAAGGCAGTTTAGGCGGTAGCAATAGTTTAGCCTCTGATATTTTTCAAAAGATGTCCGCCAAAGAATCCTTGCTGTTTGCCGCCCTGTTTCACGATTTAGCCAAGGGCCGCGGCGGCGATCATAGCGAGCTGGGTGCCGTGGATGCGGCGCAATTTGCGAAATTTCATGGCCTTAAAAAATCACAGCAACATCTGATCACTTGGCTAGTGGAGCATCACCTATTGATGTCCATCACCTCCCAACGGATGGATATTTACGATCTTGAAGTGGTCAATACCTTTGCCAAAGCCGTGGGCAGCCAGAGCCGTCTCGATGCACTCTACTGCCTGACTGTGGCGGATATTCAAGCCACCAATGATGATTTATGGAATGATTGGAAGGCGAGTTTACTTAAAGATCTGTACTTCGCCACCCGTAAAGCACTGCAAAACGGCTTTCAAAATGTCCTGCAATTGCGAAGCCAAATAAGAGAGCAAAAACAAGAAGCCCTAAGCTTGTTAATTAATGAGATGTCTTTAGAGTCAGTGCAACGCCTGTGGAAACGCTTGCCACTGTCATTTTTTAGCAACACAGAAGCCGATGATATCGCCCGTTACACCTTAGCCATATATCAGCACGACTTAGCCGCAAGCCAAGACAATACACCCGCCAGCACCTTGATTTTAATCGAAGACTCGCAATTTAAGGCCAGCACAGATGTGTTTGTTTACACTAAGGATAAACCCGGATTATTCGTTAAACTCTTTAACACCTTAGGCGCTCTGCGTATTTCGGTTAAGCAAGCGCAAATCTCAAAGACCAAAGATGGCTCAGTGGTGGAGTCATTTAAAGTGTTAGATTTTGACGAAAAGCCCATAGCAAACAGTCAAAGACGTCAGCAAATCAGCAGTAAATTGCTGCAAGTACTGGATCAAGGCGCCAGCATACCCAAGAAACGCACTCCGAGGCACAGCCAAACCTTTAGCAGTAAACCCAATATCGAGTATTTACATACTAAGCATTTTAATCGCAGTTTATTGCATATTTCGGCCTTGGAGACCAGCGAGTTTATGGAACAAATCTCTAAAGCTTTTAGAACCTTAGAGTTAAATATCCATGCGGCGTCTATCAATACCGTAGGCGAAAGGGCCGATAATGTGTTTTTGCTCTCAAATGGTGAAGGACATGCACTCAGCGCGGAAGAACAAGAAAAGCTGAGGGTTTTATTAGTGAGCTTCATTACATCCCCAGTATAATCGTCATTAACGTATTAATAGTCACATTAAGGTTTAGCAGCACACATGGAAAACAGCTTCCACTATTCGACCGAATTCACTTTGGATAAATCACATTACGATGAATGTTATTCTGAGTCTATGCCAGCCAGTACTAGCCCCAAAGCCTATATAAAGGCGGGAGCCTTTATGCTGTTTGGCATTGCATTGGTGTTTACCGACATCAATAGATATCTAGTGTATTTCTTTATCGGCCTTGGCATTATTGAAGCCCTACATGTGAAATACCATAAACCTTGGTATCTGATGCGCCAAATGATGAGTAAAGCTGCCGGCAACCAAGTGACCTTAATCATCAATGATAACGGCATTCATACTCGCTCCGATTATGTTAACCACAGCATTGAATGGGCCAGTGTTAATAACATTAGTGTCACAGAGCAAGGTTTTTTGATTGCGGTAAAAAATGGAAAAAGCTATATTTCAAAACGCTGTTTAAATCAGGAGGCCATTGCCTTTATTCTGACTAAGACAGTTCCAAGCAGCTAAAAACAGACCTTAAAAGGTGTTAAAGGCAGCGTTTAATATATTAAGTTCTCGATAGAAGGAACAAGAAATGCCAAAGCTAAGATTACTCACAGGCTTGTTATTGACCCTGAGCTTTACCGCTTCAGCCAATGACAGCCAAGCAGCACAAGCCCCAAATGAAGTGTTAAGCTCACTGCGTGATGCCTGCCATCAAGTGGCGGCCGAGGAACAGATTGAAGACATGGAAAAGGCACGTTTTGTGTTTGACTGTATTAACGATCAACTCAATGAAATGGGCTATCAAAGACTGCTTCCGCCGGAGAATGCCCCTAGATCACTATAGCCCTGAAACTCACAAGTAATGGACTAATATTACCTAGATTAGTCACTGCAAGCATGCCATTGCCTCCCATGCTTACAACTGACATTTTATGATGCCTTGATGAGATACACAGAAGCAGCTTTACTCCCTGTCGCTTGCTCACCACGGGTGGTCAATCCTTGTTAGCAGCCCTGTTGATGGTTTCATCACTTTCATTAACGGGTTCAAAATCAAATTCTGGATTAAACAGCGCCTGAGACTCAGCCAATGAGGCTTGAATAGCCTGTCTTTTTTCTACAAAAATAGCATATTGACGACGTTTCTTGCGCTGCAAGCACAAACGATTCACTTCCTGCTTTTGTGCGTCGCTAAAATTGAGCCAATTAAACCTTTCGTCACGACTACGCAAACACCCCACACAATAACCGCGAGGATCTGTTTGGCAGATCCCCAAGCAAGGGCTAGGTATGTTGAAAAAGCTTAACTGTTCCATGAAAATGTGGCTCTAGGGCTCAAGGGTTAACCCTAAGCATAGCCGTATTTTCATTGAGCATAAATGCTTATTTATTGAACGCGCACTGAGGGTGGTGCTTAGGCTAAGTCAGCTAGATAACTCGATTGCGGATGTCTGAGCGCAAAAAACTGGCGACATTATCTATGGCTATATTAAGCAGCTGTTGTCTCGCCTCATAAGTTGCCCAGCCAATATGCGGCGTGATACTGATATTTCTGGCACTGAGTAAAGGATTGTCTTGCTTAGGCGGCTCAGCGCTTAATACATCCACGCCGGCAAACAAACGGCCTTGATTGAGCGCCAAAGCCAGCGCCTGCTCGTCGATTAAACCGCCCCTGGCAGTATTGATTAGCAGCGCATTTGGTTTAATCAGCTTAAGCCGCGCTTGATTAATCAGCTGATGCGTCTCTTGGGTTAACGGGCAATGCAGTGAAATGATATCGGATGTGGACAATAAGCTATCTAAGCTCAGATGTTCCACCTCGGGTGGCAGAGGTTTATGTTTATTTAATCTGCTGACCGATACTTTCATTTCAAATGCCAACGCGATTTTAGCGACCTTAGTTGCGATATCACCAAAACCCACTAAACCTAACCGCTTACCTTTCAATGACACCAACTGAGTTAGGCTGAAGCAAAAGTCCTCTGATTGACTCCATTCCCCCGCTTTGACTGCCGCGTCATGTAAAGCAAGCTGCTGACTGTGATGCAATATGTGGGCAAACACCATTTGTGCCACGGCATCGGGGCCATAGGCGGGTACATTGGTCACCACTATCCCCCTGGCTTTTGCCGCCTCCAGATCTACGACATTAGTGCCCGTAGCCAAGATACCTATGTAGTTAAGCTCGGGAAGACTCGCCATTAATTCCGCCGTGATGGGCGTCTTATTGGTTAATATCATCTTGGCGCCGTGACAGCGCTGGGCCAGCTGGTCCATACTGCGATCATAAACAGTGAGATCGCAAAGGGCCTTAAGCCTATCCCAAGATAAGTCCCCCGGATTTAGGCTAAAGCCATCTAACACTACAAGTTTGGCTCTTGGTTGCATTGTTGAGTCAAGCACCGCGGGTTCGTTTGCCTTTTCCATGTTATTTCTGCTTGACCTAACGCATGCCGCGGGTAGTTTTTATCCGCTCGTAGGCTAATTGAATATCTTGTGTCTTGGCCTTGGCTAAGGCCATCATTTCCTCAGGCAAGCCTTTGGCCACCAACTTATCTGGATGGTGTTCATTCATGAGTTTACGGTAGGTCTTCTTAATCTCTTGATCGCTTGCAGCTTCCGTGAGTCCCAATAAAGAATAGGCGTCACCCATGCCCATTTTCTGGCTGCCACTATTAGATGAGTGGTGGTGAAACTCAGCCTGCCAGCGCTGTAATAGTGCATCTAAGTCTTGTGAACTTAAGCCTAAGGCTTTGGCAATTGTGCTCAATACCGCGTGTTCTTTGGATTCGATTTCACCGTCTGACAATGCCGTTTGAATTTGAATTTCAATAAACATCTGCACTAACTCAGGCCGGCCGAAAGTTAACTTGCGAAAATCCGCCAAGGTTTGTTGTAAATCAAAATCGGCATCACGTCCTGTTTTAAAGGCTTGCTGGGCATCTTGTCTTGCTTGACCAGAAAGCTTCATTTGGTCCATCAATAAAGTGGCAATTTTAATGTCTGTCTGGGTGACTTGTCCCGAAGCTTTCGCCACATGGCCCATTACCGCAAACGTGGTATTAAAAAACTGCGCCTGCCGTTCTCGCCCTTTTGAAATTAAGCCCTCAAAGCCTTGACGTTTATCATAAAGGTGCCCTAACCAAAGCCCAAGAATAGCGCCAAATATACGCCCAAACATATAGCCAATAATAAAGCCAAAAATCTTACCCCAAATACGCATCTAGTCGCTCTCTTGTTTTTAACGTCGTGCAGCTAATTCAAGCCTGGTTTCTAATTGAGCTAATCGCTCTAAGGTGCCCACATCGCACCAAAAACTGCGGTGCAATTGCCCTTGTACCTGACCTAAGGCCATTTTCTCTCTTAATAATGGCCCTAAAGGTACTGGCCCTTCTGGTATATCATCAAAGAGTTGTGGATGATAAAGCCCAATTCCTGAAAAGGTAAAGTTAAGCTTGAGATCGGCGCTTAATGGCCCTTGAGATAATTCCGCAGTGGTTACCCCCTCTTGGGACACAAAGCCAAAATCCCCATTGGGGTGTTGGGAGGGATTCTCTACTAACCAAAGATGGGCTAAACAGCCATTGTCTGGGTTGATACTTTTGAGTTCAGGCATGACGGGTAAGGTATCGATAAACACATCACCATTGATCACCAGAAAAGGGTCATCACCTAGCAAAGGCAAGGCCTTTTTTATACCACCCGCAGTTTCTAATGCTTGAGTTTCTTCACTGTAGTGAATGTTAACCCCCCATTGCTGACCTGAACCTAAGGTGTCCACAAGCTTGTGGCCAAGCCAAGCATGATTGATGACCACATCTGTCACCCCTATCGCCGCCAATTTTTCCAAATGGTAAACAATCAAGGGTTTACCTGCGGCGCACACTAAGGGTTTAGGCACAGTATCCGTAAGCGGTCTTAAGCGCTCCCCTCGCCCTGCAGCTAATATCATCGCCTTCATTGTTTAATATCCACAAGATGTTGAGCGTTCACTAAAGGTAAAACCTTATCTTGGATCCACAGGCTGAATGCGGTTAGCTCAGGATATTGACCCCCTATGTCCACTAAATAACTTAAGGTCAAGGGAATGTCGGCCATATAATTCGGCTTATTATCACGGTAGTTGAGCCTTGCAAAAATACCGGCGGCTTTAATATGACGCTGCATGCCCATCAAATCAAACCACCTGGTGTAAGTCGCTAAACTCACCTCAGCATCGAGAAGCCCTTGTTCAATACACTCTTGGTAATGAAATTCGATTAACGGTGCGATTACGGCTTGAGGCCATTTGATATAACAATCCCTAAGTAGAGAAACCGCATCATAACTAATAGGGCCTATCACGGCATCTTGAAAATCCACTATGCCCAATGCTTGTGTGTCTTGGGCTGGGTTATCTTGGGCTGGGATAGTGTGAGCACCGCTTGAGGTATTAGTGCTTTGCGAGGCAACAATTAAATTCCGGCTATGAAAATCCCTGTGCATACCTACTTTGGGCTGACAAAGGGCGTTTTGAGTTAAACACTCAAAGGCCTCATCGAGCATCTTTTGCTCGCCGGGGGTTAAGGTTAACTTAAGATGTGTGCCTAACAGCCATTCAGAAAATATAGCCAACTCACGCTGAACAAACTCTGCATCATATAGCGGGAGGGATTGGTAGGTTTCACTCGCTTGATGCCCATCAGACCTTGGCTGCAACCCATCCAAGACTTGAACCTGAGTCACACGGGCAATCTGAGGTAATAGCATTAATGCGGCGCGATAGTGACTGGCGACATTATCAACCGTCAGCAAGGCTAATAATTGCTGTTCACCCAAATCGCTTTGCAACACAAAACCTTGCTCAGCGCAGGCATGTAACACCTTAGGCACAGACAATCCCCCTTGATGATAAGCCTTAGCTATGGCGACAAAAGGGGCTATCGGCACTAACTGAGGCGGAGAATCAGCCAATATATAATGGTTATTATCATGGGTTATTCGAAAGTAGCGCCTAAAGCTAGCATCGCCACAGATCAGGGAAATATCGACCTTAGAATCGAAAAACTGCCTTAACCATGCTTGTAAGGCGAAAAATCTTGGATCAGTTAAACTCATCTCAATGGCTCTTAATGAAAAATTGCTTTATTATAGCCATCATAACATGTGGAAACAGCTAAAAAATCAACCAAGTTAACTTGTTATCTCAGCTTGTTATCCACACCTCTTTCCCGGACTATGAATTCAAACTTTTGATAATAATGAATATCCGTTACTTATTGCTACTCAGCCTAATGCCTCACCTTGTTTGGGCCGCGGAAGAACCGACTCCTGAGATCCCTTTCTCTCAATGCCTTATTGAGCCACCGGTATCACGTTCTTTCGATGATAGGGCACAACTCACAGACATTGATCCTAATGATATTGTGATCATTTCTGATCGCACCGATGCCTCATTTAATAAGCAGGCTCATTTCGATGGTGATGTCAGCTTCAGCCAAGGACAACGACATATCGCTGCGGATAAGGCAACGTTAGATCAGCGGCAGCAGCAATTAAGCGCCACAGGCAACCTGATATTTAAAGATGAAAATATCACTGTTACTGCAGATACCCTTGAAGCACAGATGAGCAGCAATAGTGCCACCTTAGACAATACCCAATATTGGTTGCATGGTCAGCAAGTACATGGCAAAGCCAGTAAAATGCAGATCACTTCAGAAAATAATTTGCTGCTCAGCAATGCCAATTTTACCACTTGCCCACCTGGGGATGAATCTTGGTTGCTAGAAGCCGAGTTGATTAAAATCGACAGCAAAGAAGAGTGGGGCGAAATCTGGAATGCTAAATTGCGCATTGCCGATGTCCCAGTGCTTTACATCCCCTATATGACAGTGCCGGTTTCCGACAAACGCAAGACCGGGTTTTTATTCCCTAATTTCAGTACCAGCACCACCAATGGCGTACAGGTGAGTACACCTTATTATTGGAATATTGCCCCTGAGTATGATTTAACCTTCACCCCAGATATGATGTCATCTCGTGGCCTGTTTACTAAAACTCAAGTGAACTACTTGGCCGGAGAAGCCCAGCAAGGGCAAGTTAATTTCGAATATCTAGATAATGACAATAAATTAGCTGGCTCGCCGAATCGCTACCTTTACAACATGAGTCACCAAGGCGCCATCAATGACAATTGGCGGGTGCAAGCTAACTTTACGGATGTGTCAGATAACAATTATTTCAACGATTTAAATTCTGACGTCAACCGCTCAACCGATAACCAACTATCACGCATAGGTGAAACCAGTTATTTTGAGCGCAATTGGGACATGAGCGTCAGAGTGCAAGACATTAAAGTTTTGGGTGAATCAGAAAAGCCTTATCAAGTCATGCCGCAACTGAATTTCAATTATCGGGTGGCAGATATTTGGCAGGCCATTGATTTTAATTTTAACAGTGAACTCACCAATTTCGAGCATCAAGACGATAACCGAAATACTGCGACTCGAATTCATCTCGTTCCCAGTTTAGTCTGGCCGATCCAAGGCCCTGCAGGCTCATTTACCAGTGAACTTAAACTACTGCAAACTCAGTTTTTTCAACAGACTCAAGATTCAAACAACCCGTACAATCAAGATGTTAGCCGTACTATCCCGCAACTGCGCTTACATGGTAAAGTGAATTTTGAACGACCCGCTAATATCTGGGGCGAGGCATATCGTCAAACCATAGAGCCCCAAGTTCAGTATTTATATGTGGGCTATGAAGATCAGTCTAACATTGGCTTCTATGATACCGCCCAGCTGCAAGACGATTACTTTGGACTATTTCGTGACCGCCGCTTTTCTGGTCACGACCGTATTGCCGACGCCAATCAGGCCACAGTGGGCTTAACCAGTCGATTATTGGATGCTTCAAATCGCGAACAATTTAAATTTAGCATAGGGCAAACTCTTTACATTGAAGACAGTAAGGTACTGTTAAATCAAGGTTTAAGAGATGCTCAACAATCTGCTTCAGTACTGGCAGCAGAGCTAGACGCAAGGCTTTATCAAGACTGGTTTATCAGTGGTGCAGTGCAGCACGACACTGAACACGGTAAGAATAAGAAGAGT includes:
- the glnD gene encoding [protein-PII] uridylyltransferase, giving the protein MLAHSAASELNPHMSIAQFKQAIAQMDAYLEQNVSHFDINDSLKYRAQFFDTLLCSLWNNLSLCSESISLNAVGGYGRQTLHPYSDIDICLVHDKPLTQVESEKISGFLTQLWDLGIELGHGVRSLEDTFLACKEDVTTATSLLEIRHLAGAGHHEQRVLGALYGQDLWHSEAFFNAKLAEQRQRHAKAQGTAYSIEPNLKTSPGGMRDIQTLTWVARKHFAVADMQQLRRFNFFTNDEYAELMECQNFLWRVRFALHQAAKRSENRLLLQYQADVARLMGFGDSGNIIIEKMMRQLFRAMKRIKELNQMLLAYFAREISPQIEHQQIKINSQFEILDKHIHAVHEDVFIDRTQIMALFELVAVHHQDIVGITPETLRLLRQVRRRLMGDLQDFHACREKFLRIFKHPQGMGLAISLMHQHGILASYLPQWREVVGQMQFDLFHAYTVDEHTHKLLKKIHQFRQGSLGGSNSLASDIFQKMSAKESLLFAALFHDLAKGRGGDHSELGAVDAAQFAKFHGLKKSQQHLITWLVEHHLLMSITSQRMDIYDLEVVNTFAKAVGSQSRLDALYCLTVADIQATNDDLWNDWKASLLKDLYFATRKALQNGFQNVLQLRSQIREQKQEALSLLINEMSLESVQRLWKRLPLSFFSNTEADDIARYTLAIYQHDLAASQDNTPASTLILIEDSQFKASTDVFVYTKDKPGLFVKLFNTLGALRISVKQAQISKTKDGSVVESFKVLDFDEKPIANSQRRQQISSKLLQVLDQGASIPKKRTPRHSQTFSSKPNIEYLHTKHFNRSLLHISALETSEFMEQISKAFRTLELNIHAASINTVGERADNVFLLSNGEGHALSAEEQEKLRVLLVSFITSPV
- a CDS encoding YcxB family protein, whose translation is MENSFHYSTEFTLDKSHYDECYSESMPASTSPKAYIKAGAFMLFGIALVFTDINRYLVYFFIGLGIIEALHVKYHKPWYLMRQMMSKAAGNQVTLIINDNGIHTRSDYVNHSIEWASVNNISVTEQGFLIAVKNGKSYISKRCLNQEAIAFILTKTVPSS
- a CDS encoding DUF1289 domain-containing protein; the protein is MEQLSFFNIPSPCLGICQTDPRGYCVGCLRSRDERFNWLNFSDAQKQEVNRLCLQRKKRRQYAIFVEKRQAIQASLAESQALFNPEFDFEPVNESDETINRAANKD
- a CDS encoding D-2-hydroxyacid dehydrogenase, with the translated sequence MEKANEPAVLDSTMQPRAKLVVLDGFSLNPGDLSWDRLKALCDLTVYDRSMDQLAQRCHGAKMILTNKTPITAELMASLPELNYIGILATGTNVVDLEAAKARGIVVTNVPAYGPDAVAQMVFAHILHHSQQLALHDAAVKAGEWSQSEDFCFSLTQLVSLKGKRLGLVGFGDIATKVAKIALAFEMKVSVSRLNKHKPLPPEVEHLSLDSLLSTSDIISLHCPLTQETHQLINQARLKLIKPNALLINTARGGLIDEQALALALNQGRLFAGVDVLSAEPPKQDNPLLSARNISITPHIGWATYEARQQLLNIAIDNVASFLRSDIRNRVI
- the djlA gene encoding co-chaperone DjlA, which gives rise to MRIWGKIFGFIIGYMFGRIFGAILGLWLGHLYDKRQGFEGLISKGRERQAQFFNTTFAVMGHVAKASGQVTQTDIKIATLLMDQMKLSGQARQDAQQAFKTGRDADFDLQQTLADFRKLTFGRPELVQMFIEIQIQTALSDGEIESKEHAVLSTIAKALGLSSQDLDALLQRWQAEFHHHSSNSGSQKMGMGDAYSLLGLTEAASDQEIKKTYRKLMNEHHPDKLVAKGLPEEMMALAKAKTQDIQLAYERIKTTRGMR
- the murU gene encoding N-acetylmuramate alpha-1-phosphate uridylyltransferase MurU, with the translated sequence MKAMILAAGRGERLRPLTDTVPKPLVCAAGKPLIVYHLEKLAAIGVTDVVINHAWLGHKLVDTLGSGQQWGVNIHYSEETQALETAGGIKKALPLLGDDPFLVINGDVFIDTLPVMPELKSINPDNGCLAHLWLVENPSQHPNGDFGFVSQEGVTTAELSQGPLSADLKLNFTFSGIGLYHPQLFDDIPEGPVPLGPLLREKMALGQVQGQLHRSFWCDVGTLERLAQLETRLELAARR
- a CDS encoding aminoglycoside phosphotransferase family protein; this translates as MSLTDPRFFALQAWLRQFFDSKVDISLICGDASFRRYFRITHDNNHYILADSPPQLVPIAPFVAIAKAYHQGGLSVPKVLHACAEQGFVLQSDLGEQQLLALLTVDNVASHYRAALMLLPQIARVTQVQVLDGLQPRSDGHQASETYQSLPLYDAEFVQRELAIFSEWLLGTHLKLTLTPGEQKMLDEAFECLTQNALCQPKVGMHRDFHSRNLIVASQSTNTSSGAHTIPAQDNPAQDTQALGIVDFQDAVIGPISYDAVSLLRDCYIKWPQAVIAPLIEFHYQECIEQGLLDAEVSLATYTRWFDLMGMQRHIKAAGIFARLNYRDNKPNYMADIPLTLSYLVDIGGQYPELTAFSLWIQDKVLPLVNAQHLVDIKQ
- the lptD gene encoding LPS assembly protein LptD, which codes for MNIRYLLLLSLMPHLVWAAEEPTPEIPFSQCLIEPPVSRSFDDRAQLTDIDPNDIVIISDRTDASFNKQAHFDGDVSFSQGQRHIAADKATLDQRQQQLSATGNLIFKDENITVTADTLEAQMSSNSATLDNTQYWLHGQQVHGKASKMQITSENNLLLSNANFTTCPPGDESWLLEAELIKIDSKEEWGEIWNAKLRIADVPVLYIPYMTVPVSDKRKTGFLFPNFSTSTTNGVQVSTPYYWNIAPEYDLTFTPDMMSSRGLFTKTQVNYLAGEAQQGQVNFEYLDNDNKLAGSPNRYLYNMSHQGAINDNWRVQANFTDVSDNNYFNDLNSDVNRSTDNQLSRIGETSYFERNWDMSVRVQDIKVLGESEKPYQVMPQLNFNYRVADIWQAIDFNFNSELTNFEHQDDNRNTATRIHLVPSLVWPIQGPAGSFTSELKLLQTQFFQQTQDSNNPYNQDVSRTIPQLRLHGKVNFERPANIWGEAYRQTIEPQVQYLYVGYEDQSNIGFYDTAQLQDDYFGLFRDRRFSGHDRIADANQATVGLTSRLLDASNREQFKFSIGQTLYIEDSKVLLNQGLRDAQQSASVLAAELDARLYQDWFISGAVQHDTEHGKNKKSEVTLDYRPSNDKLLQFSYRFVPDLLNTNTNGRVNISQMGVRTSWPLTDSLYFVGNWYHDLKEERDVETYTGIQYESCCWAVRLSYHYRIKTNYDDELMASIDNREEFEKGVYLNFVIKGLGGSGPLGVSDMLDEGLFNYRKPLYLRN